In a single window of the Hydrogenobaculum sp. 3684 genome:
- a CDS encoding NAD(P)/FAD-dependent oxidoreductase, which yields MFDFAVVGAGIGGSVVSSILNNLGYNVVLFERLDYLCGCAGTFKRKGYYFNAGAATFVGLDGNLPLAKLKHLLNLEFPVKKIDPSLKIYIKDKIINRYQDKDMAFEEIQKAFYDKNNKKFWNTIYTTSDLIWQMLYDFLPQASNLPSTKLILKAFKNIDKIVKIAPNFFKNAKTYALHTLNNLDKDYERFLSYHTLITAQGFLDEVNVGVASLGLTYPNLDNYYVLGGMDKACEVFVKNLKHVFRKTTVKKIKHYEDKFVLETTAGEFEAKNVILNKTIFDMFELFDDPYIKEFSFKSQKTFTKKWGTFTMYFMVDDIFDEGFEYHHFILLDEEIPFTKSKSIFLSISAKEDTLLSIENKRSITISTHSEIDSWFDVDKDEYKRRKKLVEEFILKKLYEYIPIFKNAKLYNVESGTPLTFRRYTSRYMGAVGGIPVINKYFFNYPRPITPKKGVYVVGDTVFPGQGWPGVSLGAINLAQLIDKNFKI from the coding sequence ATGTTTGATTTTGCTGTAGTAGGCGCTGGTATAGGTGGTTCTGTTGTATCTTCTATTTTAAATAATTTAGGTTATAATGTGGTTCTTTTTGAGAGACTTGATTATCTTTGTGGATGTGCTGGTACTTTTAAAAGAAAAGGTTATTACTTCAACGCAGGGGCAGCTACTTTCGTTGGATTAGATGGCAATTTGCCGCTTGCAAAATTAAAGCATCTTTTAAATCTTGAATTTCCAGTTAAAAAGATAGATCCAAGTCTTAAAATCTACATCAAAGATAAAATCATCAACAGATATCAAGATAAAGATATGGCTTTTGAGGAAATTCAAAAAGCCTTTTATGATAAAAACAACAAAAAATTTTGGAATACCATTTATACAACATCAGACTTAATATGGCAAATGCTTTACGATTTTTTGCCGCAAGCCTCTAATTTGCCATCTACTAAGCTTATCTTAAAAGCTTTTAAAAATATTGACAAGATTGTTAAAATTGCTCCTAATTTTTTTAAAAATGCAAAAACTTATGCTTTACATACGCTAAATAATTTGGATAAAGACTATGAAAGATTTTTATCATATCATACTCTTATTACTGCTCAAGGTTTTCTTGATGAAGTAAACGTTGGAGTGGCTTCTCTTGGACTTACTTATCCAAACCTGGACAATTATTATGTATTGGGTGGTATGGACAAGGCTTGTGAGGTTTTTGTTAAAAACTTAAAACATGTGTTTAGGAAGACCACCGTTAAAAAAATTAAACATTATGAGGATAAATTTGTTTTGGAAACCACAGCTGGGGAGTTTGAAGCTAAAAACGTAATATTAAACAAAACTATTTTTGATATGTTTGAGCTTTTTGATGATCCATATATAAAGGAATTTTCTTTTAAAAGCCAGAAGACTTTTACTAAAAAATGGGGCACTTTTACCATGTATTTTATGGTAGATGATATATTTGACGAGGGTTTTGAATACCATCACTTTATACTTTTGGACGAAGAGATACCTTTTACAAAAAGTAAATCTATTTTTCTTTCTATATCTGCAAAAGAGGATACGCTTCTTTCCATAGAAAACAAAAGGAGTATAACAATATCTACTCATTCTGAAATAGATTCATGGTTTGATGTGGATAAAGACGAATATAAAAGAAGAAAGAAGCTTGTAGAAGAATTTATCTTGAAAAAGCTTTACGAATATATACCCATTTTTAAAAATGCAAAGCTTTACAATGTAGAATCTGGTACTCCGCTTACTTTTAGGCGCTATACATCGAGGTATATGGGGGCTGTTGGCGGGATTCCCGTTATAAACAAATACTTTTTTAATTATCCAAGACCTATAACCCCTAAAAAAGGTGTATACGTAGTTGGCGATACTGTATTCCCAGGACAGGGCTGGCCAGGAGTGAGCTTAGGTGCTATAAATTTAGCCCAACTTATAGATAAAAACTTTAAAATTTAG